The genomic DNA AGTGTAATCGGCGTGACCGGGGCGGAAAACGTCGGCGAGCTTTTCGTACGCGGACGATTTCTGGTCGGCGTTCACGAAAGCGATCGCGAGTGGCGTACCGGTCGTACGCCCCTCGAACAGGCCGCTCCACACCTGAATGGCATCCGCCTCGTTGCGCGGTGTCGTGATATCCGACTGGCCCGGCCGCCGGCGGTCCATCTCGCGTTGCACCGCGTCGACATCGACGTCAAGCCCCGCGGGCAGGCCGTCGATGACGACGCCAAGCCCGTGCCCGTGGCTTTCGCCGAAGGTCGTGACGCGCAAAAATCGGCCG from bacterium includes the following:
- a CDS encoding chorismate synthase, which gives rise to MASNSFGRFLRVTTFGESHGHGLGVVIDGLPAGLDVDVDAVQREMDRRRPGQSDITTPRNEADAIQVWSGLFEGRTTGTPLAIAFVNADQKSSAYEKLADVFRPGHADYT